One genomic window of Solanum dulcamara chromosome 10, daSolDulc1.2, whole genome shotgun sequence includes the following:
- the LOC129870361 gene encoding uncharacterized protein LOC129870361, protein MASNLLKFHTQSIQISHSYKSSLSSLGSKQQLNHLYHSVFFRKPKSEFSPLQCSLSSPTPPTTKEDAISQAKFSLSTTLEKPLNNPKLIGRIKKLKQPRFRVEIPVVDDSSSALSQLALDIFGEMPIKKKSPKIKILLLWPNQSLTQAAQTAFEKKSSNPIIENLDISSRIEISADVTVFMAPEASRLTVMKEIADTLYPKPLVIFNPKWGFDEESSFGELSGFVSSFEVVYSFMGLEVRGILSNRKGVMFKCVKDGVLSGEKWYVFVEEDGELKVVSRFKTRPSIVEVENVLYNLMAVNSPITKSAKFLKDLMSNVRGKK, encoded by the coding sequence ATGGCTTCCAATCTTCTAAAATTCCATACACAATCTATCCAAATTTCCCATTCTTACAAAAGTTCCTTGAGCTCTTTAGGATCAAAACAACAACTTAACCATCTTTATCACTCTGTTTTCTTCAGAAAACCCAAGTCAGAATTTTCACCTCTTCAATGTTCACTTTCTTCTCCTACCCCACCTACAACCAAAGAAGATGCCATTTCTCAAGCAAAATTCTCTCTTTCAACCACTTTAGAGAAACCCCTTAACAATCCCAAACTCATTGGGAGAATCAAGAAACTCAAACAACCAAGATTTCGTGTTGAAATTCCAGTTGTTGATGACTCCTCCTCTGCACTTTCCCAACTTGCTCTTGATATTTTTGGAGAAATGCCCATAAAAAAGAAATCCCCAAAAATCAAGATTCTGCTTTTATGGCCTAACCAAAGCTTAACCCAAGCTGCACAAACAGcctttgagaagaaatcttcaAACCCCATTATTGAAAATTTAGATATTTCATCAAGAATTGAAATTTCTGCAGATGTGACAGTGTTTATGGCTCCAGAGGCTTCAAGATTGACTGTAATGAAGGAAATTGCTGATACATTGTACCCAAAGCCTTTGGTGATTTTCAATCCTAAATGGGGTTTTGATGAAGAGAGTAGTTTTGGTGAGCTGAGTGGATTTGTGAGTTCATTTGAGGTTGTGTATTCATTTATGGGATTGGAGGTTAGAGGGATATTGAGTAATAGAAAAGGGGTGATGTTTAAATGTGTTAAAGATGGTGTTTTGAGTGGTGAAAAATGGTATGTGTTTGTTGAAGAAGATGGAGAGTTGAAGGTGGTTTCAAGGTTTAAAACAAGGCCATCAATTGTTGAAGTTGAGAATGTTTTGTATAACTTGATGGCTGTGAATTCGCCAATTACGAAATCAGCAAAGTTCTTGAAGGATTTGATGTCAAATGTAAGGGGAAAAAAGTAA